Within the Salvia hispanica cultivar TCC Black 2014 chromosome 4, UniMelb_Shisp_WGS_1.0, whole genome shotgun sequence genome, the region GTACTTCCCCCTCGGCACCGACACCGAGGCCGGTTTGGCCGAGCTGCACGCGGCCTTCCACGTGCGCAGGAAGGCCGCGGTCGAGTCCGTCCGGCCGTCTCCCCTCGCCCCGAAGGAGACCACATTGTAGGCCGCGGAAGGGGAGAGGTGGATGACAATTAGGAGGGAAAATAGCAATAGTGCCGATTTAGGCATGGTGGGaaagtttctttattttttgaatagtTATGTGAGGAAATGTGAGAGTGACAAAGGTGATTTTATATGGGGATTGTTTGAtgagtttattttgtttatttatctcAGCGATGAATGTGGTGAATCCGAGTGATTGAGATCTCGAATTCACgtggagtactataatatgTACGGTGACATGGGTGATGACTTAATAGGCTTAATTGTGCTATAATATTGATCGGAGAATTTAATTCTTACAGTCAACACCATGTGtggtttattattttatttactaccAAGAATCTCGATGGACTAATATCATTccgttataaaaaaaaaaggttaacTTCTACTAGTAGAAATAGACATGATAACAACTAAATTTGGTCGATTTTTGGCCAAATCTTGCAATTTTCCTAAATGATCGATTAAATCttaacttttacattttttttgatTGTGTGGGAAAATTATGGATGATATTGTAGTGGGGTGCGTTATATTACTAActatttaagtttttaattcatcaacatagtgtattgaaaatgtcaacacggtgacatcaaaatgtcaacacataatatcaacacaacacattatattaaagttaaaaaaaattatatgttgacattttaatgtcatcgtgttgacatttttaatacactgcattgatgagttagcaagttagccattgatcacacccctgatattgtatatattatatgtgaACAAAGTTCTGCTACTTAAACTACATTGTTTAAAACGTATAATGTGTCACACCCCTAATTTTTACACATGTAAACGCTTCGTCAATAAATTCAGACATGTAGTACGCCAATATTTTTCGTCACGAgacaataagaaaaaataataaagttattCTATagttaatcattttttatagttgCAGACTGGCTGgaaatttaccaaatttaataattttttagaatttgtcCAAAGTTCTAATCCAAAAATTGCAATTGTTAGGAGTCCGAAAACCAAAGCACTCaaatatgcataaataaaaagaaaattcagaaaaagaaatgtgattGAAGCAGAAGGCATGTGCAAGAACAATGAAAACTtgcaattaaagaaaatgCAGAATAAAAACGATATTAGTATTGGCTTATAACGTGAGAAGTAGTGAATGAGGCCGAAAACACAGGCGGAGTTTCGCCATTTAATATTCctgtaaattaatcatattaattaagatattaatttaatttttcttttgagATCAAGGGCCAATGAGGTAACGCCTAGGGgtataactaaattaattattgtatatttatCACACATGACGATTTCTTGAAACAACGTTTCCCTTATATTCGTATAACGTAATACTAATGGACATTGTGATTTTGTTGACACTCAAACCTCATTTTATGCACGCTTCTTAAGTGATACCTTAAAATGATTAGCACTAATTATGGGGTTAAACGAATAACATTTCGTGTGATAGAAGGCCTTGTCTCATGTTTAAGGCCGGGAGATATGGGCAAGATCATGtactaatatactactacatcCCTTCATGTATTATGTAGCCGAGTCGGGATAATTTGTCCTGCTAATTAgagtaataaataagagaTGGTATTTTAATTCTGTACTTGATTTAATCATATACTAGTTAGTttgcatttaaattttaattgtaatgtTCTAAAATTCTCCAAGTGCATCTCAATCAAACCAGGggtgaaaataataatgtaagttaattattagtacttcATCCATCCCACAGAAGTATGCACTTTTATTTGGACTCGATTTTAATGCATagttggtaaagtaagagagatgtgaaaagaaaaattaattaaagtattgttaatggagaatgagtcagagtttccaaaatttgagagtgtatatattcttgtgggacacactgaatataaagaaaaaagtatatCTATATACTCTTTTGagacaaatggagtactatgtatttattttatgaatttatataacACATCAaagtataccaaaaaaataagagagacctcaaaaataacacaaccaagatatagtaggagtatatcaTTATCCTAGCCAAACATGGCTACCAAACGGATCTATAAAAAGTTTTAGAAGGTTAAGACTTAAGACATAAATGGTGGTATTCGTTggttaattcattatttattttgatcgattgattaattttgaaatattgattTAGTTGACTTTGTTCGGTAGACACCCCTAATTGTTATAGATTTGGATCCAATCTCACTCGGATTGTTGAACTTAATATTGGATCGtataaacattaataaataaacaatatatacCTTTTTATATCTtcgttaaaattaaaaatctagTTAGACATAGTTCCattgtttaaaatataagtgtATATATAAGTACAGTTTCCATTGTTTAAAAAACTTGAATAATCGATAATCCGATGccccaaatatgtgatttacCCGACCCGACCTGTGGGTATGCGGGTCGAGACAAAGTAGTCTGTATTTATGCCcgattaaattcaatttaacataattaatGAAAGTCAACCACATTGTAaacaaattatcataattaattgtGATTGAACTATAATTAGTTAATGCTGAGAGAAAAATACAAACTCATAGACCCAAAACTTATGGTTCAATTAATGACCGTGCCCAAATGTATGGGGTTCAggctataaattttttttatttatcttataCGAGTACAACTTAACAAGTTTATAATTAAACTCATTCTTAATTTCAACTTTTGGCCTTGGATAATACCAGAAAAGATCGAAGACACCGGAACTACAACATACAGAAATGGCGGTATACACATATAATATTCAACAATTACATACGTAAATTTCCAAATGAATCTGAcatgatgaattaataaaatgctCTTTCAAATTTCTATTCATTTATCTATCCAAAAAAAGTGTCGGACGACTGCAGTGATACCGTTTTAGTTCAGAATCTCTACTATCCCGCCATCCttacatactactactatgtttCCGGCTTCACACCTGCCGAGGTCAACCgccttttctcttttcttttcttttttcctatttttcttttggcttatgaaaaaaaatacataaacacTTGTGATACCTTAAGTAATAGTTCTAACTTAtctctaaaaatattatgcaaGGCATTTCAGTGGCTTGATTACTCCATCCATAGTCTGAACGGCGTTTCCACATACAGTACCAACTGCTTTATTCTTGTAGTTTAGCATTACTTTATCTAACTTAATTCCGGTGCACGGCTCCGCTTTACTGCACTTCAAGCTCACTCCAGTTTCCGTCGCTGATGTTccatgtatatttttatatgttacACCGCTAATCTTCACACCCGACGACTACAGTCAATGTTTTGAGGGGTTAGGAGTTGCTGAAATAATAAAAggatacaaaaaaaaaaactttaaaatactccctccgtcccagattaaaagtcactttttgccataaaagtccatcccagtttaagagtcacatttagttttatccatatttggtcattcaattttaccccattgtgcatcaaaattacatcaaaatgacattatctacattaaaataaaccaaaataaaaatcaaaagtcaaaaagggacccacattcaaccaactccaccatctcacttcatttattacacactttaactctttcttaaaatccgagttataacaataagtgactccaaatgtgggacgggggagtatGTTATTAGTATGAGTTACTCTACTATATGTAGACTGGAAAAAATACGagcatatattatatatccCTACTTGACTATgagaaaatatgtttaataaaGTATCAATATTTTGtccaaattatataaaattttttgaaatcattttataaaataggcTAAAAGAAACTTGATCAATGATATATGTGTATACCTGATTGGGacaatttttattgttggGGCAATAATTTTGGTCAATGATAATAGGGTTTATGACATTAACCATAGTGAGATCCTCGTAATGAACGTTTCTAACAAATCCATTGCTAGGCCTTGCCCATGTCTTGATTCTCACACCATTTTGGGTCCCACTCAAAACACACGATTTGACCGTCACATTTTCCACTCCTGCTTCATTCAATACCCACCCTGGACTTCCAATGctgcataaaaaaaatatttgatgtttACAACAATATTCATCAAATATTGATGATTCAAGAAAGGATATATAGTCATGGTGGTACCTTATGCCGTGGCCCGGGCCGCATGCGACGTTTTGAACAAACACGTTGGAGGTTCCGGGACTCATGGAGATGCAGTCGTCCCCGGTGGCAATGCGGGAGTTGGTGATGGAAACTCCCGACGACCGTCCAATGTGAATTCCGTCGGTGTTGGGGCTTTCGTCGGGCGCgatgattttgatgttttgGAGTTTTGTGTCGCGGCAGCCGTGGATGACAATGTGGAACATTTGGCTGTTTATGGAGGTTAGTCCGCTGATGCTTATTTTGTTCGAATTGAGGAATGCCAATGACTGGTCatgaaagaaaatatcatataaaAAGGATTAGTAtaaactatatttttaattttttttcaaaaacataTTACTAAGGAGTTTCATATCatagatataaaaatataataatttacgCTCCATTTAGTGACAGACGAATGTGACTAGTCAATTAGGAGATATAACTCTCATCGATAGACTAACCTTTCAATAGAGATAGTTCATTTAGTCTAGTAGTATAAAACTTAAACTAATTGTGTCACACAATCGATGCTGAACATCAGAATCCGCAACATAATCTCATGCATGACTTgctataaaacaaattaaaaaccaGAGTTTCACCGTTGCTCCTTGTGGACACTTCTTGCCTGAAGCTTTGCAAACCCACAAATTGGCGCCAAGACCATCTAGGGTTCCACCGCGGATAGAAACTCCGGTGACCCTTTTGAACATCAACCAGTGGACACTATTACCAATGGCATTGTAATTGGATGGAGCTAAAAGAGTCCCATCAATCTGTATGGTTATGGCATTATTTTTGCACGTGCTACCCTCAAAATGCACATTTCCCAAAATGTACCTTCCCCGCGGCACATTTATTGTGGCCGGAGAAGCGGAGGCGCATGCGGCACCCCAAGCAGCTTGAAAGGCCTTGGCGCAGTCGGATTTTCCGTCGGCTTTTGCACCGTAGGAAATAACATTGTAGGTAGGGTTTGCTGCTAGAATTGAAGCTGAAAAGTATTGTAAAAATGTGACAATGAAAATTTGGAACATTATTGAAATAgccatttttgttttgatgtagtgtgtttttttgttgtgtttttgtttgtgATTTGAACTCGTTCAGTAGctgtatttatataattggACTAACTATAAGAAAATGTTATAAATCCATTCTAACAATGCAATGATCATTTTTTGGATATAGCAATCTTTtactgtattaaataaaagaatcaaCTTACTCTTATAAACAAAGACTAGTATATAATAggatttcataaattttagaCCACTTAAAGCTATAAATTCCCATGGtaagttttgaaatattacaaattacaaaaccTTAAAACaaatgtgtgtgatttgatttaattaattgactcGCCTAAGTATGTCAACTGAAAGCCATAAAATTCTTGTATTGCCAAATGTCGGCTAACAACCATATAAAATAGTGTTGTTtgtattactttttttcttttttccaataaatagtgTTCTTTGTATTTTATGAGAGTAATATTGGAGACCGTTGCCTTTTATTTGGGCCGTGCCTAAATTGTTGGGTTTTGATTAAGCACAAATTCGAGGAAGAACCCAATTGGGCCGGTAGATTGGACCAATTATAAATccttcttttaattaattttgatagaaatataatatagaaattatcgaacaaactttttttatattgtcaagattttaccaaataatattaataaccCATTTAGTTTAGAAAATTTTCACTAATGCGTTTTATCAAGCAGGTATAGTGCATGAGCCAaaacaaaagaacaaaaaaatagaggtTGTTTTTTTCAGCCAATTTATTTCTGCAAGCTCAAAAAAACAACATATTCGTAGCCGTAGGACTTCAACATCAAACTTGTGAATAAAGCATTATTCAAtgaaagaaatcaattaaCTGGGTAAGAATGCTTATCCATTGCAATGTTCATCATGCCAAGAAATATTAGTGCCACCGAAATAGAAGATTCTATTAGCAAAGTGGCATCTTGTTCTTTTCGTTTTTCAAACTCAAAACGACATCACTTCGATTGAGAACAAGAAAGATTACTcgaaaaaataagtattagTACTGTACTACTTTAATAcagaaaaataactaattctttttataagcggttatttgttaatattttaaatgcatatttatgaaaaatgattATCTTTCCAACTGGTTGAGAAACGTCACCGGAATttcctaaataaaataaatataataaaataaataggtCACCGAGATTATATGATTACATATGTTCAGTTATTCAATTGATTGAACCATGCAATCTGTCTTTGtctaccaaaaaaaatcaaatgtgaTGTCAATCTCACAACTCCTTGTCACCTCATATATATGTCTGgcatgttaaaaatatttcgTCATTTTGTGTTTTCTAAGAATAATTTCAAACTTCATGGAAATAACAGAAATAGCCTAGAATATCAttaagagaaaagataaatgtacataaattgtacatgtacataatatcttttaattttcaaatttaattgaatttaattaaaaattaactttGTTATTTACTGTATTATATGTAGCAATAAGAAAGAAGcgatataaaattttttatgtcaaattgtaacatgattttgagtttgatttgAAATAATCATACAgtatttagttaaaaaaataaaatttttcttaaatatacaaatattaagttaaaattttaaatttttttcgaagtgttgcaaaatgattagtatgaaatttattttcaatccattaatgtttataaatcgatttttaatatgaaatgttttaaaaagtttGATTATATACGTACAATTATTTAGGATTATCAGTGGTAAAAGATAATCACTATTCCCTAATATAAAAggataagagagaataattatCACTATTTACCCACAATTCACGCCTAAACGGTTTAGGCTAAACCTATGTCAATCGTGATTCACACTAAATTAGGGAGAATCCACAACTAAAAGTTGTGAATTGACTATATTTCGCTTATTCACAATTACTTACAATTCATCTCCCTACTAACACTTTTTTAAGTGTGAAGAACATATACAATATTGTTTAATCGCCGAACTACGAAGTATGAAATTAGATGTATcactttataaatatattaaacgTCAACGTAGGGCACATGTATCGAATAAAAAcgagtaaaaaaattaaaaggaaaagaattGTTAATCCGATAAAGCAGGGATCCGTGAAATAAGATATCGTTATATTCCATCATCAAAAtccattaaattatttcagGTGATCATAAAACATCGATCCATAAATTATGACATTTATATGCCATTTGTTTATGCAACATTACATTCATTTAGACATTTCTGTTATTACCCAATCAGTTGGGTTGTGGGAGTTTCTATTCATGTACTTATTAGTACAACTACAAGAATATAAgcacaataaaatatgaatgagtGATATAGAATGAGTAGATGAGTGCTACagtatattatatgatttcaATTACAAGGGCCAATTGCtagaaaaatcatgaagttgTTTGTCCCACAATTCAAATACCAAAtcagaaaaatcatgaaatctGGACTTATTTGCATTATCCATAGGTGAAATTGTACTGATATGACAGTCGGAAAATCATAAGTGAACATCTCCATCAACGAGTAAAACAAATGTCATCTATTCATACTAAAAACGATTTGTAAAGTTTCAACAATACATACATATGTAGGCTATTGAATTTTCTGactgatttttaaaaagtgttgGGTGGACTAGAATTCAACcaaattgcattattttttttttttctaaatttatagTTGCGGCTGACCTGAATTTcaccaaaattcatgattatTCATACAATATGCTCTTTATACAAATaaaggtaaattatttttcctacACTAATAATTTCCGGTattcttcattatttttacatgttttataaTGTAGATAGATAGGTGTACTTAAGTATAGGATTAAACAATCTTATAGCCAACCAGTTTGTATTTGcataataatatatagagataggtatttgaatgataatatttttctcattttatcatgCTTGAAATCATACGCTAGATAACGGAGtatgagttaaataaaaaatatgcatgAAAGCactaaaatatgataaaaaaaaaatcaatctttcCTTATTCCTCtatttatatgataaattttaattaaagaaaacacTCTATaagaatatattaaattaatccaCCAACTTCTGATATTCAATcagtaataataattcatcCACACAATACACTTTGAGATACATGGTAATAATGGCCTCCTAAGAATTTGTGAAACTATATCATACAACGAAACTTTAATTCATATCTTAAAGTTAAATTATTTCGTATAACCTAAGCCTTGTACTAATCATATAGCAACTGATTTTGCCATTTTGTGCGCCACTTATAAGCAGCTGCTCGGCTTCACAACTCCATCGGCCGTGCCTCCAGCGTTGGAGCACGAAGCCGTGGCCGGTTTGTCTCTGAAGGTGAGGTTCACTTCATCCAGCCTAATCCCACTGCACGGCCGCATTTTGCTGCAGTCGAATTTCACTGCAACTTGTGTCGCAGACGTTCCATGTACATCTTCGTATTTCACGTTGCTAATTTTCACACCCGAGCCCTACGAAtacccaaaattaaaaaaaataaatttttaattttcaatttcatagaatatgaataaaataaataaataatgaattttacCTGATGGGGACAATTTTGATGGTTAGGGCAGTAATTTTGGTCAATGATGACTGGATTTTGGACATTAACCATTACAAGATGTTGGAATAAAACATCTCTCACAAATCCATTGCTAGGCCTTGCCCATGTCTTCACTCTCACACCATTTTCAGTTCCACTAAATGTGGCAGTTTTCACCGTCACATTTTGCACTCCTGCTTCATTCATATCCCAACCTAGACTTCCAATGCTgccaaaacaataaataaaaatataattagtacattttcaaatatgacagttttgtattttttgttttgtggaCATAATAGTGTTTCTTATGTAGTTGGGGTGAGTTGATACAGACCAAACAAGAGAACTCATCCCCAAAAACTAACATGTTAGGAGAGAGAGCTCATTTAGTCTATACAACTCACATCAGTTATTTCTTACAACCGATGTGGGAATTGAGTCCGTAACATGAGTAGTTATACCTAATTCCGTGGCCAGGGCCGCAAGCGAGGTTCTCGATCCACAAGTTGGAGGAGCCGGGGCCAATGGAGACGCAGTCATCTCCAGTGGAAACATGGGAGTTCATGATAGTAACACCGGATGACTGCTGCACATGAATCCCGTCGGTGTTCGGGCTGTTCCCCGGAGCCGACACCCTCACGTTCACCAGATTCGCATTCCGACACCCGTCAACAAGAATGTGAAACATTTGGCTGTTTAACGACACTAATCCGTTGATCCGTATGTTGTTCGAATTGTAGAAGGCCAATgactacaataaaaaaaataactattaGAAAAAAAGGGTTTTACACATACAATTGACACTCTTTTGTACATTGTGCCAATAGTCTTGGCAGTGGaccacataaaataaatatataaaaaaacagaacTATTGATTATGGATAGAGGGAATATAACATATGTAAACATACCGTAGAGCCTTTAGGGCAACCCTTGCCGGAGTTCTTGCAAGCCCACAAGTTGGCGCCTTGGGCATCTAGGGTTCCACTGTAGATGGAAACTCCGGTGACCCTTTCGAATTTCAACCAGCTCCCACTACTCCCAATAACATTGTAATCAGAGGGAGCTACTAGGGTCCCGTCCATACGTATAGTGATGGCATTGTTTTTACACAAATTGCCATTAAAATATACGTTTCGCATGAGGAACCTCCCCGGGGGCACATATATAGTGGCCGGGGCGTTGGTGGCGCAGGCCGCCCCCCAAGCACTCAGAAAGGCCTTGCTGCAGTCGGATTTTCCGCCGGATTTTGCACCGTAGGACTGGATATTGTAGGTGGGACTGGCTGCAAGAATCATTGAAGAGAAGaacaaaattgtcaaaatcaaaatttggaacaTTCTTGATGTGGCCATTTTAttagtgtgtgtgtatgtgtgtttttggtgtgttgtgttatgttgtgATTTTGAAATGGGATTAGGAGGTGGTATTTATAGTTCAACTTTGAGTAATGATCAGAAAAAGTAGCTATACCTAAATCATTCGATCAAATCTAATTAACTAACAAAAACTGTCTTAAGTTGgatagaataatattttttaaggcTAAGATATGTTGTAGATATTCTGTTACTGGAGTTACGCAGGAAATTAGTAAATTATCAAGTCAACTTTATCCTAACAATAGTTTGGAgtatatgttaatattttcttgttctaGGTCTAGTGTATACctaataattgaatttatgtGAAAGACACAAAATTCTTTAATTGCCGAACATATACGTAGCTGTGTATAAAAGCAATGAATTTGTGAATATCGACATATATCACATGCATCCAATCAAATAgtaggaaaaaaatataactagtGCGAGAAACATGGAATCCCTAAAACAGGGCAACGTGCATTTGTTAATAGATAGATATACCATCTTAAAAATCGGGCAAATGCcataaaaatcatgaaatttgatgtatgatatatatattcagAATAAGccccaaaaaaatcatgtagtTCAAAATGGCCCATGTCAAAAGAATTTGGCAAAACTATAACAGATGTGACAACCTCGGTGTCTGTTTGTTAATTACAAAGTAGTCAgatttataaacaaaacaacTCAATTGATCTagctagatttttttttccagtgTGGATTAATTACAAACAAATATAAACTTCATgctttttgaatatttttaaagttgcgggacaaatcagaatttgaccaaacttcattttttttggcagttagattgagaaaaatgtgtttagttgttttatcataattcataaaacaCCGATCCATGAAATTTTCATGCATGATTCATGGGAATAATTGTGCTACAAATTCACGTGTCTCCACGCAAACCTAGCTTATGTAATATTTATGCATATCTGTTCCCAGCCAATCACGTCGGAAGATCTGAACGGCCAATAGTATATCATATTGAAAACGTAACATATAagtatagaatataaaaagtttttgTAAGAATCGTCAAATTAGCTTCTATctaaataagtactccctcgTTCCTATTTAGGAGTCTAAGTCATTTTCTGCGcccgttttataaaaatgataataaatagttaaaatagagaaatggtaaaataagagagaataatattgagaagagtcttctctacattattctctctcttactttaccatttctccactttaactatttattactcccttcgtcccaaggTAGATGTCATACTTGGAAGATGACAcatgattttaggagatgttattttgtgtgttaagtggtgagagaaaatataattttataattgatgtgagatggaactttttccaaaagaggaaatatgatatcttttgtgggacaaattagaaaagaaagtgtgacatctactatgcgACGaaagggagtatcatttttataaaatgggtGCATAACAGTGACTGGGATCTAACAATAAAATGACTATTAGAGTTCGGTAATTTcgaaaataaggaaaaataaGCGATTAGGTTTTGGTGATTTGAAATAAAGTTACTCTATGTACTATGTTGATCAGTCAGTTTTAACATACTAATTCTATGGTATTTTTACAGTTTAACCTAATCATAACATGACACTACAAATATGCATGCATGTTAACAAACTATCGCAGTTGATAGGGATTGATTAGATATTATAATGCAAGACCACACGCAAGAGATCAAGGAAAACTTCCAAAATAGTTTCTCTTAGAAGGAGACCGAAGTAGGGCTCAGCATTTGAATCAGTT harbors:
- the LOC125220652 gene encoding polygalacturonase-like, with the protein product MAISIMFQIFIVTFLQYFSASILAANPTYNVISYGAKADGKSDCAKAFQAAWGAACASASPATINVPRGRYILGNVHFEGSTCKNNAITIQIDGTLLAPSNYNAIGNSVHWLMFKRVTGVSIRGGTLDGLGANLWVCKASGKKCPQGATSLAFLNSNKISISGLTSINSQMFHIVIHGCRDTKLQNIKIIAPDESPNTDGIHIGRSSGVSITNSRIATGDDCISMSPGTSNVFVQNVACGPGHGISIGSPGWVLNEAGVENVTVKSCVLSGTQNGVRIKTWARPSNGFVRNVHYEDLTMVNVINPIIIDQNYCPNNKNCPNQSSGVKISGVTYKNIHGTSATETGVSLKCSKAEPCTGIKLDKVMLNYKNKAVGTVCGNAVQTMDGVIKPLKCLA
- the LOC125224100 gene encoding polygalacturonase-like gives rise to the protein MATSRMFQILILTILFFSSMILAASPTYNIQSYGAKSGGKSDCSKAFLSAWGAACATNAPATIYVPPGRFLMRNVYFNGNLCKNNAITIRMDGTLVAPSDYNVIGSSGSWLKFERVTGVSIYSGTLDAQGANLWACKNSGKGCPKGSTSLAFYNSNNIRINGLVSLNSQMFHILVDGCRNANLVNVRVSAPGNSPNTDGIHVQQSSGVTIMNSHVSTGDDCVSIGPGSSNLWIENLACGPGHGISIGSLGWDMNEAGVQNVTVKTATFSGTENGVRVKTWARPSNGFVRDVLFQHLVMVNVQNPVIIDQNYCPNHQNCPHQGSGVKISNVKYEDVHGTSATQVAVKFDCSKMRPCSGIRLDEVNLTFRDKPATASCSNAGGTADGVVKPSSCL